One window of Mesoaciditoga lauensis cd-1655R = DSM 25116 genomic DNA carries:
- the prfB gene encoding peptide chain release factor 2 — protein sequence MISYELRTKIEDVQKRFNEIKKFFNEEGMKKEIKELETQSASPDFWSDMKSAQDTLKKMKLLKEKYEKFQVIKSKIEELEIGMKLSEEGDEFLQSLEEGAEEAQKLLENFEMLMMLNGKFDTLNCYLSIHPGAGGTESHDWASMLLRMYTRWAERNGFEIEEIDIQPGDEAGINSATILIKGENAYGLLKHERGVHRLVRISPFDAAKRRHTSFASVNVIPEFKDEIEVDIKDEDLKIDTYRSSGAGGQHVNRTDSAVRITHLPTGIVVTCQNERSQIQNREVAMRVLKARLYQLELEKRQEKLQKIQGNLKEIGWGSQIRSYVFQPYTMVKDHRTNHETGNIQAVMDGEIDDFIYAELVFFAKNNMDFDI from the coding sequence TTGATCAGTTACGAATTAAGAACCAAGATAGAAGACGTTCAGAAAAGGTTCAACGAAATAAAGAAGTTTTTCAATGAAGAAGGAATGAAAAAAGAGATAAAAGAATTGGAAACGCAAAGCGCATCTCCCGATTTTTGGAGTGATATGAAAAGTGCGCAAGATACCTTGAAAAAAATGAAATTGTTGAAGGAAAAATACGAAAAATTCCAGGTTATAAAGTCCAAAATAGAAGAGCTTGAGATTGGTATGAAGCTTTCCGAAGAAGGAGACGAGTTTTTACAAAGCCTTGAAGAGGGAGCAGAAGAGGCTCAAAAGCTGTTGGAAAACTTTGAAATGCTTATGATGCTCAACGGAAAATTCGACACTCTGAACTGTTATCTTTCCATTCATCCTGGTGCTGGCGGAACGGAATCTCATGATTGGGCCAGCATGTTGCTGAGGATGTACACGCGTTGGGCGGAGAGAAATGGCTTTGAAATAGAGGAAATAGACATACAGCCGGGTGATGAAGCTGGGATAAACAGTGCAACCATCTTGATAAAGGGAGAAAACGCTTACGGACTTTTAAAGCATGAAAGAGGCGTTCATAGACTTGTAAGAATTTCACCGTTTGATGCCGCCAAAAGAAGACACACTTCTTTTGCGTCTGTTAACGTCATCCCTGAATTCAAAGACGAAATAGAAGTGGATATAAAAGATGAAGATTTGAAGATAGACACCTATCGTTCTTCTGGCGCAGGAGGGCAGCACGTTAACAGGACGGATTCCGCCGTTAGGATAACCCACTTACCAACGGGTATAGTGGTAACCTGTCAAAACGAAAGATCGCAGATTCAAAACAGAGAAGTTGCGATGAGAGTTTTAAAGGCAAGACTTTATCAACTGGAATTGGAGAAACGTCAAGAAAAACTTCAAAAAATTCAGGGAAATTTAAAAGAAATAGGCTGGGGAAGCCAGATAAGATCCTACGTGTTCCAGCCTTACACAATGGTGAAAGATCACCGTACCAATCACGAAACTGGAAACATACAAGCGGTTATGGATGGTGAGATAGACGACTTCATATATGCGGAACTTGTGTTCTTTGCGAAAAATAACATGGATTTTGATATTTGA